TCCCCGAGCCCAGGACTTCCAGCCAGCCGCTGCCGCCGCACACCCGACAGCCGTCGCCGCCACAGTGCACGCACTGGACGTCCACCTCGGCGGAGGGTTCGGTGAAGGGGAAATAGGACGGCCGGAACCGGACTTCCAGGCGCTGCTCGAAGAACGCCTCCAGGAAGTCGTGCAGGGCCCCCTTGAGATCGGCAAAGGTGATGCCCTCGTCCACCAGCAGCCCTTCCACTTGGTGGAACATGGGCGAGTGCGTCAGGTCCGAGTCGCAGCGGTACACGCGCCCCGGCGCGATGATGCGCACGGGTGCCCCCTCGTTTTCCATGACCCGGATCTGCACCGGCGAGGTATGCGTGCGCAGCAGGCGCGTGGCGTCGAAATAGAAGGTGTCGTGCATGGCCCGGGCCGGATGGTGGGCCGGTATGTTGAGGGCCTCGAAGTTGTGGTAATCGTCTTCGATCTCAGGCCCTTCTGCCACGCGGAAACCCATGCTGGCGAACAGCGCCTCGATGCGGTCCAGCGTGCGCGTCACCGGGTGCAGACCACCGGTATCCCGACCGCGCCCGGGCAGTGTGACATCCACCGCCTCGCGCTCGAGCTGCGCCTGCAGGCCGACACTCTCCAGCTCTTCCCGGCGGGCCTCCAGCCGCGCCTGCACCTCTTCCTTGGCGGCATTGATGGCCTGGCCGGCGGCGGGCCGCTCGTCGGCCGGGAGCTTGCCGAGCTGTTTCAGCTGGGCGGTGATCTGCCCCTTCTTGCCCAGGTACGCCACCCGCACCGCGTCCAGATCGCGGGCATTGCCGGCCTCACGGACGGCCGCCAGGGCTTCCTGAACCAGGGCGTCGAGTTCCTCGGATCGTTGCGTGCTCATGCGCTTCCGCCGTCACGGCAGCGACCCGGAGTTCCCCGGGCCACGGCACCATCACAAAAAAAGGGAAAGGTCTGGCCCACCTTTCCCTTCATCCCGCATCCACCCACCACGGGCGGATAGCCGGTGGCAGGCCGGCTCAGCCCTGGAGCGACGCCTTGGCGCGCTCGGCGACGGCGGCGAAGCCGGCCTTGTCGAACACGGCCATGTCGGCCAGCACCTTGCGGTCCAGCTCGATGTTGCTTTTCTTCAGGCCGTTCATCAGCCGGCTGTAGGACAGACCGTTGATGCGGGCAGCGGCGTTGATGCGCGTCACCCACAGCGCACGGAACTGGCGCTTGCGCTGACGGCGGTCGCGGTAGGCATACTGCCCGGCCTTGTAGACGGCCTGGTTGGCGATACGCCAGCTGCGGCTGCGGGCGCCGTAGTACCCCTTGGCCCGGGCCAGCACCTTGTTGTGCCGCGCGCGGCCGGTGACACCCCGTTTGACTCGTGCCATGTCTCAGACTCCCAGATTTGATGCTTCAGCT
The DNA window shown above is from Aquisalimonas sp. 2447 and carries:
- the rplT gene encoding 50S ribosomal protein L20 — translated: MARVKRGVTGRARHNKVLARAKGYYGARSRSWRIANQAVYKAGQYAYRDRRQRKRQFRALWVTRINAAARINGLSYSRLMNGLKKSNIELDRKVLADMAVFDKAGFAAVAERAKASLQG
- the pheS gene encoding phenylalanine--tRNA ligase subunit alpha, producing the protein MSTQRSEELDALVQEALAAVREAGNARDLDAVRVAYLGKKGQITAQLKQLGKLPADERPAAGQAINAAKEEVQARLEARREELESVGLQAQLEREAVDVTLPGRGRDTGGLHPVTRTLDRIEALFASMGFRVAEGPEIEDDYHNFEALNIPAHHPARAMHDTFYFDATRLLRTHTSPVQIRVMENEGAPVRIIAPGRVYRCDSDLTHSPMFHQVEGLLVDEGITFADLKGALHDFLEAFFEQRLEVRFRPSYFPFTEPSAEVDVQCVHCGGDGCRVCGGSGWLEVLGSGMVHPKVFEYCGIDPERYTGWAFGMGVERLAMLRYGVNDLRLFFENDLRFLRQFR